Proteins from one Oscillatoria nigro-viridis PCC 7112 genomic window:
- a CDS encoding GNAT family N-acetyltransferase: MKTQHLDFLIRSWETRDRAEAFYLIRDVLAEYGLKCEPHGADRDVYDVELHYHNKGGEFWVVERQDKIVGTAAYYPIERGNNAVEIRKMYILPAARGQGLGKFLLQELESKIIARGFEEIWIETASILKEAVKMYENSGYLPTTGVETPRCDRVYVKYLGIKKL, from the coding sequence ATGAAAACCCAACATCTGGATTTTTTAATTCGTTCCTGGGAAACGCGCGATCGCGCTGAGGCGTTCTATTTAATTAGGGATGTTTTAGCAGAGTACGGTTTAAAATGCGAACCTCACGGGGCAGATCGAGATGTCTATGATGTAGAACTGCATTATCACAATAAAGGCGGGGAATTTTGGGTAGTTGAACGGCAGGATAAAATAGTGGGTACGGCGGCTTACTATCCGATTGAGCGCGGGAATAATGCTGTGGAAATTCGCAAAATGTATATTTTGCCAGCAGCAAGAGGACAAGGTTTGGGGAAATTTTTACTGCAAGAATTGGAAAGTAAAATTATTGCTCGCGGCTTTGAGGAAATCTGGATTGAAACTGCCAGCATTCTCAAAGAAGCTGTTAAAATGTACGAAAATAGCGGATATCTACCGACAACTGGTGTGGAGACGCCAAGGTGCGATCGGGTTTACGTAAAATATCTAGGTATAAAAAAGCTATAA
- a CDS encoding tRNA-(ms[2]io[6]A)-hydroxylase has protein sequence MTSTLPTIKFLKQPTSEAWIEQAIAHLDTILLDHSHCERKAAGVALNLMFRYPAREKLVRMLTAIAREELEHFEQVNQRLEKRGIALAPLAAPPYGAGLSCQIRKQEPERLLDSLLVSGLIEARSHERLGLLGDRCPDAELAKFYRSLMASEARHYGVYWILATTYFDRALVIDRLEELSLVESELLASLHPEPRIHS, from the coding sequence ATGACTTCAACACTGCCAACTATTAAGTTTTTGAAACAGCCGACTTCGGAAGCTTGGATCGAACAGGCGATCGCCCATTTGGATACAATCTTATTAGACCATTCTCACTGCGAGCGGAAAGCGGCGGGAGTAGCGTTAAATTTAATGTTTCGCTACCCAGCAAGGGAAAAATTGGTGAGGATGCTAACGGCGATCGCCCGCGAAGAATTAGAGCATTTCGAGCAAGTCAACCAGCGGTTAGAAAAGCGCGGCATTGCTTTAGCCCCTTTGGCCGCACCTCCCTACGGTGCCGGTTTGTCCTGCCAAATTCGCAAGCAGGAACCGGAGAGACTTTTGGATTCTTTGTTGGTTTCTGGTTTGATAGAAGCGCGCAGTCACGAACGGTTGGGACTGCTGGGCGATCGCTGTCCCGACGCGGAATTAGCTAAGTTTTACCGCAGTTTGATGGCTTCGGAAGCGCGCCATTACGGGGTATATTGGATTTTGGCAACAACTTATTTCGATCGCGCTCTTGTGATTGACAGGCTGGAGGAATTATCATTAGTAGAGAGCGAGTTGCTGGCAAGTCTTCATCCCGAACCGAGAATTCACAGTTAA
- a CDS encoding MAPEG family protein produces MINLLSFNPQQQIVVRRALSALIFCLTFVLIGYFVIALPLPLLNTPESRLIFSLRCQIFPLLMLFAGIVAVGNGRFSSPAINPLANAESEAMRIHLRYLSNTLEQFVLFFAGSLILSTFLDTYSIKLIPILATLFVVGRIAFWIGYLKEPIERAFGLGVTLYPTIAVLIYDAYCVLFLNN; encoded by the coding sequence ATGATTAATTTACTCAGTTTCAATCCACAACAGCAAATAGTTGTTCGGCGAGCCCTTTCTGCCTTAATCTTCTGCCTTACTTTTGTACTGATTGGTTATTTTGTGATAGCCCTGCCCCTACCCCTATTAAATACCCCAGAGTCGCGCCTAATTTTCAGCCTTCGCTGCCAAATTTTTCCGTTACTGATGTTATTTGCCGGCATAGTTGCAGTTGGTAATGGTAGATTTAGCAGCCCAGCCATCAACCCTTTAGCGAATGCCGAATCAGAAGCAATGCGGATTCATTTGCGTTATCTGAGCAACACTCTAGAGCAATTTGTGCTGTTTTTTGCAGGCAGTTTAATCCTTTCTACCTTTTTAGATACTTACAGCATCAAGCTGATTCCAATTTTGGCAACTTTGTTTGTTGTGGGAAGAATAGCGTTTTGGATAGGCTATCTCAAAGAGCCGATCGAACGAGCTTTTGGGCTGGGAGTTACTCTGTATCCTACTATTGCCGTACTAATTTATGATGCCTACTGCGTACTATTTTTGAATAACTGA